From Mustela nigripes isolate SB6536 chromosome 13, MUSNIG.SB6536, whole genome shotgun sequence, one genomic window encodes:
- the ISLR2 gene encoding immunoglobulin superfamily containing leucine-rich repeat protein 2, protein MVPLWAPWLAWALLGVAGACPEPCACVDKYAHQFADCAYKELHEVPEGLPANVTTLSLSANKITVLRRGAFADVTQVTSLWLAHNEVRTVEPGSLAVLSQLKNLDLSHNLISSFPWSDLRNLSALQLLKMNHNRLGSLPRDALGALPDLRSLRINNNRLRTLAPGTFDALSALSHLQLYHNPFHCGCSLVWLQAWAASTRVSLPEPDSIACASPPALQGVPVHRLPALSCVPPSVRLSAEPPLEAPGSPLPAGLALMLHCVAEGHPTPRLQWQLQIPGGTIVLEPPVLSREDNADGADDGEEEGDGDGPTQTEAPTPTPAPAWPAPPANPRFLALTNGSLLVPLLSAKEAGIYTCRAHNELGANSTSLRVAVAAAGPPKHAPGAGGDSVGQAPTSERKSTAKGRGNSVLPSKPEGKIKGQGLARVSILGETEAGPEQEEEEAGEGEEAEDPISADPAEEQRCGHGDASRYVSNHAFNQSAELKQHVFELGVIALDVAEREARVQLTPLAARWGSGPGGTGAAGRPGRRPLRLLYLCPAGGGAAVQWSRVEEGVNAYWFRGLRPGTNYSVCLALAGEACHVQVVFATKKELPSLLVIVAVSVFLLVLATVPLLGAACCHLLAKHPGKPYRLILRPQAPDPMEKRIAADFDPRASYLESEKSYPAGGEADVVEPEEAPGEGLDEDAEQGDPGGDLQREESLAACSLVESQSKANQEEFEAGSEYSDRLPLGAEAVNIAQEINGNYRQTAG, encoded by the coding sequence ATGGTGCCCTTGTGGGCTCCGTGGCTGGCCTGGGCTCTGCTAGGAGTGGCCGGAGCGTGCCCAGAGCCGTGCGCCTGCGTGGACAAGTACGCGCACCAGTTCGCAGACTGCGCCTACAAGGAGTTGCATGAGGTGCCGGAAGGACTGCCGGCCAACGTGACCACGCTGAGTCTGTCGGCCAACAAGATCACCGTGCTGCGGCGCGGGGCCTTCGCCGACGTCACGCAAGTCACGTCGTTGTGGCTAGCGCACAATGAGGTGCGCACGGTGGAGCCCGGCTCCCTGGCAGTGCTGAGCCAGCTCAAGAACCTCGACCTAAGCCACAACCTCATATCCAGCTTCCCGTGGAGCGACCTTCGTAATCTGAGTGCGCTGCAGCTGCTTAAAATGAACCACAATCGTTTGGGCTCGCTGCCCCGGGATGCGCTCGGTGCGCTGCCCGACCTGCGCTCCCTGCGCATCAACAACAACCGGCTGCGTACCCTGGCTCCTGGTACCTTCGACGCGTTAAGCGCACTGTCCCATCTCCAACTCTATCACAACCCCTTCCACTGCGGTTGCAGCCTTGTGTGGCTGCAAGCCTGGGCCGCAAGCACCAGGGTCTCCTTACCAGAGCCCGATTCCATTGCGTGTGCCTCGCCTCCCGCGCTGCAGGGGGTGCCTGTGCACCGCCTTCCCGCCCTATCCTGTGTACCACCCAGCGTGCGTCTGAGTGCTGAGCCCCCGCTCGAGGCACCGGGCAGCCCCTTGCCCGCCGGCCTGGCGCTCATGCTACACTGCGTCGCTGAAGGACACCCCACACCCCGCCTGCAGTGGCAACTTCAGATCCCGGGTGGCACCATAGTCTTAGAGCCTCCCGTCCTGAGCCGGGAGGACAACGCAGATGGGGCCGATgacggggaggaggaaggagatggggaTGGGCCCACGCAGACGGAGGCCCCAACCCCGACTCCAGCACCCGCTTGGCCCGCGCCCCCAGCCAACCCACGTTTCCTGGCCCTCACAAACGGTTCCCTGTTGGTGCCCCTCCTGAGTGCCAAGGAAGCAGGCATCTATACCTGCCGAGCCCACAATGAGCTGGGGGCCAACTCCACCTCACTACGCGTGGCAGTGGCGGCTGCCGGGCCCCCAAAGCACGCTCCTGGCGCCGGGGGAGACTCTGTAGGGCAGGCCCCTACTTCTGAACGCAAGTCCACAGCCAAAGGCCGGGGCAACAGCGTTCTACCCTCCAAACCCGAGGGCAAAATCAAAGGCCAAGGCCTAGCCCGGGTTAGCATCCTCGGGGAAACGGAGGCGGGGccggagcaggaggaggaggaggcaggtgagggagaggaagcagaagacCCGATCTCTGCGGATCCGGCGGAGGAGCAACGCTGTGGCCACGGGGACGCCTCGCGGTACGTGTCCAACCACGCATTTAACCAGAGCGCAGAGCTCAAGCAGCACGTCTTTGAGCTGGGCGTCATCGCGCTGGACGTGGCGGAGCGCGAGGCTCGGGTGCAGCTGACGCCGCTGGCGGCGCGCTGGGGATCTGGGCCTGGCGGGACTGGGGCAGCGGGGCGGCCGGGGCGGCGGCCGCTGCGCCTGCTCTACCTGTGCCCAGCTGGGGGTGGCGCAGCAGTGCAGTGGTCGCGCGTGGAGGAGGGCGTCAACGCCTATTGGTTCCGCGGCCTGCGGCCTGGTACTAACTACTCAGTGTGTTTGGCGCTAGCCGGGGAGGCTTGCCACGTGCAAGTGGTGTTTGCCACTAAGAAAGAATTGCCCTCGCTGCTGGTTATCGTGGCGGTGAGCGTATTCCTCCTGGTGCTGGCCACCGTGCCCCTGCTGGGCGCCGCCTGCTGCCACCTTTTGGCCAAACACCCCGGTAAGCCCTATCGTCTTATACTGCGGCCACAAGCCCCAGACCCCATGGAGAAACGCATCGCCGCCGACTTCGACCCACGTGCCTCCTACCTCGAGTCCGAGAAAAGCTACCCGGCAGGCGGCGAGGCAGACGTCGTGGAGCCAGAAGAGGCTCCCGGGGAGGGCCTCGACGAAGACGCGGAGCAAGGGGACCCAGGTGGGGACCTGCAGAGGGAGGAGAGTCTGGCGGCCTGCTCTTTGGTGGAGTCCCAGTCCAAGGCCAACCAAGAGGAGTTCGAGGCGGGCTCTGAGTACAGTGATCGGCTGCCCCTGGGCGCCGAGGCAGTCAACATCGCCCAGGAAATTAATGGCAATTACAGGCAGACGGCAGGCTGA